One Fulvia fulva chromosome 12, complete sequence genomic region harbors:
- a CDS encoding CUB1 family protein, whose translation MSGTDSPHHRVPLDPKEQPILDRILIIRDHLSLLKQDRTTYVKSADVTKYYTQLIEQVELLNRIRSDKRNEQNRVDTVLDDCFRLISLFFLTIGRNREAPAIYSAVSTVKRLLDHLKEAGFYLPADLKSISEHVEKWEQTIERGREEHSHHILTLLEARIGVCRTTLRELQAPLANLEGRMMRLYEKLVSILRSLSACNCRSKYPEKEVEDFRQQLLAIQDEVHFENDPHEGKTAEEVYVERLAMIQICETCQQPPEVVVKSLLARCLLWVEIIEQKRGKIDPRFQDQFDRLLKIRNTLENASLTQAWSLRETDLYDFQRTLDRVDEARVDGQFLDAEGKPSDLHAQRTLLYLLRKGYAMIYQYIISSEPVSEALLPIYNQLLTLKKCLVEVKKAGGVDSPRELYPYSMKLNSIDNMKKDGKFMIGDDIPEGQASVQALLAECFDLAYDLRNDAQEKDEPEPEAVNSVGVGIENKA comes from the exons ATGTCCGGCACCGATTCCCCTCACCATCGCGTGCCACTCGATCCCAAGGAGCAGCCCATCCTCGACCGCATCCTCATAATCCGAGACCACCTCTCCCTCCTCAAACAAGACCGCACCACCTACGTCAAGTCCGCCGATGTCACAAAATACTACACCCAACTCATCGAGCAAGTCGAGCTCCTCAACCGCATCCGCTCCGACAAGCGCAATGAGCAGAACCGCGTTGACACCGTCTTGGACGATTGTTTCCGTctgatctccctcttcttccTCACGATAGGGAGGAACCGCGAAGCGCCTGCGATATACTCTGCCGTCTCGACCGTGAAGCGCTTACTGGATCACTTGAAAGAGGCGGGGTTCTATCTTCCTGCTGACCTGAAGAGTATTAGCGAGCATGTGGAGAAGTGGGAGCAGACGATTGAGAGGGGGAGGGAGGAGCATAGTCATCATATCTTGACGCTGTTGGAGGCGAGGATTGGGGTCTGCAGGACTACATTGAGAGAGTTGCAGGCGCCACTTGCGAATTTGGAGGGAAGGATGATGAGGCTTTACGAGAAGCTGGTGAGCATACTGAGGAGTCTGAGTGCTTGCAATTGTCGGAGCAAG TATCCGGAGAAGGAGGTTGAGGATTTTCGTCAGCAGCTTCTAGCGATCCAGGATGAGGTTCATTTTGAGAATGATCCACATGAGGGCAAGACTGCCGAGGAGGTGTATGTCGAGCGTTTGGCCATGATTCAGATTTGCGAGACGTGCCAACAGCCACCTGAGGTGGTGGTCAAGTCGCTCTTGGCGAGATGTTTGTTGTGGGTGGAGATCATTGAGCAAAA ACGCGGCAAGATCGATCCACGCTTCCAGGACCAATTCGACAGATTACTCAAAATCCGCAATACCCTTGAGAACGCCTCATTGACACAAGCCTGGTCACTTCGCGAGACCGATCTCTACGACTTCCAACGGACACTTGATCGAGTTGATGAAGCTCGCGTCGATGGCCAATTCCTCGACGCAGAAGGCAAGCCGTCGGATCTTCATGCTCAACGAACACTACTCTACCTTCTGCGAAAGGGCTACGCCATGATCTACCAATACATCATCTCCTCGGAGCCAGTATCAGAAGCTCTCCTACCGATCTACAATCAGCTCTTGACTCTGAAGAAGTGCCTCGTCGAGGTGAAGAAAGCTGGCGGTGTCGATTCACCAAGAGAGCTATACCCATACAGCATGAAGCTCAACTCAATCGACAACATGAAAAAGGATGGCAAATTCATGATTGGTGATGACATTCCTGAGGGTCAGGCTAGTGTGCAAGCACTTCTTGCAGAATGCTTTGATCTCGCGTACGATCTGAGGAATGACGCTCAGGAAAAGGATGAACCAGAGCCCGAGGCTGTCAACAGTGTTGGCGTTGGAATCGAGAATAAAGCATAG